The genomic segment CATAGAACTCTCTTGCCTCAAAGGATCTTTGAgaccaaaaaaattaattcaactTACCAACTGATTGTAGCAATGATATCATGCCCCATAATCCTCCTGATGAAAATAATGCCATCAGTTTTGCAGCAATGGATCCTGCTACTATTCCAGTTGCAGAGAATCCCAGTGCAAGTATGACAGCAGGAGTCAGAACCACAGCAGCGACTCCTCctgcaaatcaaacaacaaaaagagctgatttcatatttaaaagttatttcaaGTGATTTGAGGTTTATTCAGAGTCTTACCTCCAGCCATAAGAACAGCTTTACCT from the Oryzias melastigma strain HK-1 unplaced genomic scaffold, ASM292280v2 sc01483, whole genome shotgun sequence genome contains:
- the LOC112140730 gene encoding interferon alpha-inducible protein 27-like protein 2B, whose product is MAGGGVAAVVLTPAVILALGFSATGIVAGSIAAKLMALFSSGGLWGMISLLQSVGAVGFSWSGFTLTFATGGVLGNMISSICNQTGAP